The genomic window AACAAGTGAAAAGAATTGCGGAaaacttgaaataaaattaaagagttttgaaaaagtgaaattataatTGGAATCTGAAAGTCGAATATTTAAGAGATAAAAATAAAGAGTGAAAATTTAATTGTGGACTAtaaatgagtatatgtatgtacgtatgatCTTCCGAGTTATAGTGACAGGCACAACGGATTTTTAAGAACCTAATATttaggggctaggtcaagttttcgctcaaatttatctatttttggctcaatgatacactgttatgagtaaaacacgctctcttattttcattaggATAACTctcatattggccgatatatgcggtaccaagtcagccggaagttcgaaaatctttatattgggtatttgggggctaagggaagtattgatccgattcaatcCAATTTGAACATACACACGTACCATTGTCAGGGAAAtactatccctgaatttcaattatatatctcacacattcaccgacattttcgatcaaaggTCAACTATAGGCACCGTTGTCTAAATATCGGGTACCTAGCggcttgaacattttttttggatttaaacaaatttGGGATAGATAGCTCACATTATAGGCATGATTATTTGTGCATAAGTCTTGTGTCGTTATATTTACTGCtacttgatttgtgtactggaatgtaaaagtgaaatttaaaattgtgctatatgggaagtacaCTCGATTAttggtctcgagatatgtgatttcgcCAAAAAGTAGGTGATGCTCTTGATGTTCTCCCAAAAAACTCTTTGCTAGAGTATGTATGATATCTAAAAACTTTTGAAGAACCATTTTCCAAATTGATATTTCTTtgcgaattttattttcaagttcCTTGTCAATAGTATTAGTatcattttttttcatcaaatttttttttttcaaaaattcatacaCAGCACTTCCTTCCGAAGAGCCACTGGAACAACTGTGTTGTTTAACTCTTTCTGATAAATGCTTTCAAACTCGAATTCCCGTACACCAAACATTATTCCTTTGTGAAGCAAATAACCAGAAAGTTGACAATAGACAGCGTCTAGTATGTTGGAATAACACAATCAAATACGATTAAGTGGCCTATATTTAGAATATAAAGGTCCTGAAGGCTGTAAAGGCCCAATATcaagaatttgaaattttcaattatcactcaatatttttttccagaaGTTCTTCAAGTCAGAGAAGACTTGTCGTACACATTTCCGAAAAATGTAGAGGTCTGTAGTTCCTCCAAACCCTCCGCtcctatgtgtgtgtgtcacgCCTTATCAAAAAggataattttagaaaatgtatttttatttttattaatattttttttttaggacaaAGGTgttcatttttcgaaattataatTGCGAAACAATGGTAAAATATTTCCCTACAAAGCCATGTGAcaacaatatcaataaaaaactaACACATAAGTAGTTCTCGAAATGGCAAAATATACTTCGGCACACAACTACATAAATTTCTACTGAAGCGTTTTTAGCCACGCCTTTTGCGTTCCGGTGAAGCGAACTTCGCTGCTTTCATATATGAGttacccatacatacatatgtatgtgacatGAGAGATCGTTCAGCAGATGTGCAACGGACTTCATGCGAGCGCGACAGTTCACCAATCACAAACCAGTATGCCTACAGTACGCTGCAACATGGTCAGCAATGAGTGGGAAATCGATTTTAAGTTATCTTAAGTATCTAATTTCAGTgaatattaataacaaattaCGTAACTGATAAACAATTTCTATGGCCTTCTACCGCCATTTGCGCGTTTGAGtgatattcatatacatataaggcaAATACTCTTAACTCTttgatcttaaaaattttaaatattttataagacaCTGATACTGTAcaccgaaaaataaaaattattttgaataaaaaacgaTCGAAAATTAAGATACCAATCGAGTTTGAGCAatatttgaagcaaaaacttttttatgacaATGTTtggaaacactaaattttgttaaatttaaatgtaaatctTTTGAGAATTAATCTGGCAGTTCAGTGATTAACCCAGGCCTATGCTTatcaacatttatttaattaagccagtggcgtagctacaacttcgggcgcccggggccaagcatgttctgccgcccccctttatctacctacctgcaagtttcatgaggtggttcgaacaaaagtgaatttttacaaaatatcttcgatattaagtatacatataaaatttaggaactagaagccacgcaaattctgaagtatCAAAATTCTCACATTAGgtattttgaggaaattgatagtaaatttacaagacatcgtATTAATAGCAGTAGAAAAActccattttcgccctatatcttgtacacttttgacacaatttgcaggaagttttgcccgaattggagtttttaaataccatttttgaaaatttggataaataaaggtatttgttacattcaaggcagagggtaactgtgagagtgacacgtcgcgaCGGCAGAgtcaaaataaagatattgtttttttgtcaCTCCTACGTCGCAATGTGTCGCTCTCACCCTATGCTTCAAATGTGACTAtgaaactatggaattttttgtcTGTTCACGAGGGTTGTTTTAAATGTTtcttgaaaatggaaaaaaatcattcaaaaaaCGAATCCACGCTCGTACTACCTTAAGCACGAAAGTCGTGACTGATTCAAACATTTGTTACTttagtgtatatttttttttttattttattaaagcttacataataaacaaattattatacaaactaaAGTACGCAGCGCTATAGTGTATATATTTGTTACTATAGTAGataatttaaatcatttacatTAAAATCAGTATATTATAACAAAGAAGCTGTTATTGTTTATGACTTCagataaataaaacaaaaaaagttttgttgaagtatttttctgaatactAAAAAAAAGCGAAGATCGTTTTTCTGCCCCCAAGACGTTGTGCCCGGTGCGACAGCCCTCTTCGCCCGCCCCCCCTAGCTGCTCCactgaattaaattcaaaacaaaagtcATTagctaaatactaaatacttaaGTCTAACCTGTTGACGGagagtgtatgtacatatatataaatcgCGTGATAACTCAGCACCGTTAATTTCGTGTGAGCCACCGCTTGCCAGACGGCGCCAGCGCAACTCAGGCTGTGATGATTTTGCTTATTGTGATTGAAAAGTGCTGAGTTTGTTGTATTGTCGGGAACTAAAGTGACTCAAGAGAGTAACGGCGTGACGATcgctagtttaaaaaatattttagcttcATTAAGCTGTGAGTCCCCAAGCAACTTAGTTCAGTTTTCGTTAACCAGTTGTGTTGTAATAAGTGTGTATAGCATAAGATCccaatataatacatacatatacataagtgttgaaaaattagaaagcagaagttgtattgttgttgtttattattacaataaaacGGGGTAAGTGTCAAATTAATTTACGCATTTCTAGTGAAGTACAATGTGCCAGTCAGCTTTTCGGAtcacataacaacaacaaatttccagtatttacatataagtattaTTGTTTGCAGAACTTTAGCCGGCGACGCGTTGTTTGTTGTTAGTTCTGCTGATAGGACAATTGAGCGAATAAAACTTTCAAgccacatacataagtacatacatatgtacatacgtagtGCTGTCATAGTGTgtgaattgaattttaaaaggaaaaatatggacatacatatgtatgcatttacttgtgtatattaaaaataatgaaagtttATAGTTTAGGTCACAGTATACTGAGGTATATGTAGGACTTCAAggacataataaaaattttagttggATTAATATCTTGCGAAATACCCCTTACTATCCATAATTGCTGTCGTACGTTTCGGCATGGATTCCACCGATTTCTTTGTATAGCTAGAAGCAATTTTGTTTCATTCTGTTTGCACGGCGTTTTTCAAGCGGCTCGAATATATCCAAAACTGACCATATATTCTCAATTGCATAAAATCTGGAGACAGTGCTGGTGTTCTTACAATATGTGGACAGTTCCAAATAAGCCAACTTTGCATACTACTCTGTATTTAAGTTTCGGATCATGATCTTCAtggtaccaaaaattgttggaaaTATTTAGTTTCGTGCCTCTTTGAAGCAAATTTCGTTTCAAAATGACCAGAAACATAATTTTGTTCATAATACTATCACTAAATTCCAAATTCCCGACTCCAGAAGATGACATGTGCATCCCCATACCATTACGTCTTCTACCATGTTTACGTAAGTAGCTTCGCAGATTTTCCGGAAGTAGCTCAGAATTTGCTTGCTTCCACATATAGGCTCTTTCCGTCCGATCTAAAGAAGTTGAATTCTCATCataaacataagtatatacatatgtacataagtatatacatatgtacataagtatatacgcAAGTAAAAGAGTGAAAGCTTCTGGAataccgatatacatatgtacatatataagtacataagtaagCTTTCACTCTTTTACTTGCGTAACGTTCGTTTGCGAGCTTCAAAATTACACTTCGATTTTTAGCATTGATGTGTGGTTTATTTCGGTCTGTGCGGCCATTGAAATCAGCTCCCTGAACACTCTTCGTATGGTTGTCGGATGATttttttcgcgaaatttttcCGCTTCGTTGCTTAAAGCTGGAGTACGTAGATGACCATTTTCGCGCATTTCGCACTTTCgttttacatacttacatatattttattaagagCCGATTTTTTTACTCGTCTATGAGCTTACATTGCGAACATGTTTTTACTTACAGATTGcaaagaataaataattttatggttttttttttttttgttaattttgcatatattaaGTAATCAATAAATTagtaacatattttttgtttcgcaTCATGAATTTTTACTAAGCGTTTTCTCATTTCGCTGCTGCATCATTTTAGCTGTGAGAtattaaatgtattcaactTAGTTGCTTCTGTTCACTTAGCTGTAATTACACTAAACATTaagatatgtacacatatccGAATTTATAGAGCggtttaaaagaaaaacattttattttgaaaactgcTTCGCACTCTCACAccttcggccgcgcttaaaaaaaaataaccttgGCCGCGGTGTTTATAGTTCATTCGCACTTTTTTCGGCTCGCAAAAGAGCTGTGAATACCCCGGTGTTGGATTGactagtattattattttttgaaacacgGCCAAAGGCCTCCAATATAAAAATGGAATTCTATGCGAAAAACTAATACCGAATGATTTTGGGTGTAGATTGGAGAAAGGCTATTTCAAGTATAACACTTCTACAGAGGTCTCATAGCGCGTAACTAAATACAAGAGCGAGAGATCTTAAGGTTACTAagacaattattttttactttccacCATTAGAAGTACAGGAACGTTCGACTAAAAGCTGCGATAACTACAAATAAATAACTGCGGTTAGCATATTGCCAGGCATGGAGTTCAACGCGCCATCAAAGTTGTCAAGATAAGAAGACAGTCACTGATCGGACGCAGATTTAGTGTACACCGGAAAACTTGGAAGAAAAATTCCAAGTGCTTTTacttctttgaaatattttaatcaatatatatattttattacagaaGGAAATTTAAGTAACTAGCAATGGCCATGAGTTCTTCCCAAACACTTGCTCTTCAGAGAAATTCCTGTGAGCAGAACCGTTTCATGGAGAAATTAATGACGAAAATATGTAGTTTCTACGACGAGCAGTCTCTAATCGATGTGACATTTAAAGTGTCAAACCCAACGGCTCTGTAAGTATTACCTTGTCCGCAGcttacataaaattatataaattaatatttataattgtttttcagTGTACCCGCGCATCGTTTGATACTCGCAGCAGCGAGTCCTTACTTCGAGAACCTTTTCAAAGGCAATCAAGGCACTAATCCAGTCATCGAGATACATGATATTGATAGCGATATTTTTGAGCATCTAATAACCTTTTGTTACACCGGAGAGGCCCTCATTACCGTTAACAATGTCGCTGCCATGCTAAATGCGGCAatcgttttgcaattggacgaTGCCATAACCAGTAGTGTGGACTACCTCATTACACATATCGATGAATACACCTTGCAGGCTGCTTATGCGCTGGAACGTAAAACGAAATGTGAAGTTCTTAGACAGAAAATCATCGAATACGAGACACAGAACTTCATGGAGGTGAGTCTAAATATACTCGTAATGTCTCACAATAACGGTACTTGTGTAACTTAAATCTTGTTTCTAATAATACCAGACCAGCCGAAGCGAtgagtttttgaattttgatgtAGAAAAATTGCAACGTATCCTGGTATCTGACAATTTGAATATAACCCGTGAGGAAGATGCCTACGATGCCATACAACGCTGGTACAATTACGATGTTCCTGCGCGTCAAGAGCAACTGCCACTTTTAATAGCTTGTCTCCGGCTTACCCAATTCAATGTGGACTTTCTGGTGACACAAATACAGCCGTTGCCTGGATGTGAGCTACTGGCGTTCAAGGCGTTATCGTGGATCAGAGAGCCTACAGCACGGCCAATGATAAATATGCGATTTACAGAACCACGTGGGGTCAGTACTACATATTGTGATGAGAAAACAATCCTAGCGCTTTGCTCGAAGGTAAACACATACTGTGgcttatattcaaaaatgataattttacattaatatacttacaatatatttgaaataggTGAATCCCAAACTGCTGCAATATAACAAAACTGAGGATAAGTGGGAGGAATACGcgagtataaaaatcgattaCGGAGAGTATAGAACTATTTTAAAGGATGgtagtttattatttattggcgGTTATAAAGGTGTTGCCACATATAACGTCGTCCGCAGCTGGAATATACGAAATAAGACATGGCAGAATTTACCCGGCATGATCCAAGCAAGAAGGTCACACTGCGTTGTCGAATTAGATGATAAAATCTACGCGATTGGTGGTTGTAAGGGTGGAGTTTTGTCGTCGGTGGAAAGGTGAATATATATATCTGTAACGAATTACCTAACGATGGCCATTGTGAGCTTTAACAATTAAAGGCTGACTTTAAGCTTAACGGTGAAAGCACTTTAGATTAGATGTGTTAGGGTAGTATGGATGGTAAACAAAATAGGTGAAATCTTACGATCTGATTGAATCAGACTTTAGAAAACTCGTAACACTTTAACATTGTCAACGacttattttgaataattctaAGTGTTTTTTAATGGAGGAAGTGGCGACCAAATGCCGCTTCAGTTTAGAGATATGGGCTATTTATACccaagggtatattaagtttgttaagatgtttgtaacacccagaaagaagcttcggagaacctataaagtatatatataaatgatcagtattttgagctgagtcgatttaaccatgtccgtctgtctgtctgtccgtccgtccgtctgtatatatacgaactagtccctcagtttttaagatatccttttgaaattttgcaaacgtataaactgttaacgttttttcttgtttttcattgcttttgtttgtttCCAGATATACGATTTCCGATGGTTGGATATTTGTGACCAGCTTAATTTATGGACGATATGACGCAGGTGCAGTGACCTTGAAtggtaaaattttcataatggGCGGTAATAATGGCAAAGGGCAAACAATCACCGTCGAATGCTACAATCCGGATTCGAATACTTGGACTTCTTGCGCGAATATGACAGAATATTACTTTTCTGGTGTAAGTtagattaaaatataattattaatattagtaGAAAGTTCATCAAGTCATGCTTTGGTAGAATGAGGAAGAGTCGAAGAACGGTGTATGACACCTTTATTTATGcgtttaaatataaacattcACCTCCTTGGATTTCTTTTATTACAGACGGATGTACGTAACCGGAATTCGTATTCTGTCTAgagtattaaaatttattactgaAATACATACTTCCGCTATAATAAGAGATTCCATTTGATTTCACCGTCTTCCCTAAAGTTTTCAAAACCAGCAAAAGCAACTCcgcttcaataaaaattatcaaaattgtcTAATTAAAAATAGTCACTAATTTATTTAGTCGCCCTCTTAACTccattaaaactaaataaaacgtTAATTGCTACTTCTTATATTACAGGTAGCTGCACATAAAGGTCACATTTATGTTTTAAGCCGTAGAAATAAGAACAGATCTGTTGAACGTTACGATCCTCAGCTCAACACATGGTCACAGGTAcatatattgagttgattttcGCCAAACGCTTGATGTCAAACTGAATATTCTTGAAAACATTTCGCAGATTTGCTCTTTGGAAGTTGGTCCTGGTTTGATGACTTGCGTATCGCTAGACAATAAACTATGGGCTATCGGTGGCAAGTCTAAATCTGCTGACAAGTCATGTGTATCAGTTTTTGATGAAGAAAATTTCTGTTGGGTAGAAAGGTGTTCATTACCCGAAAGTGAAATGTATAACTGTTTTGTTGTTCCTGAATTCTTGCTGTCGTCGAtgtgaataaataatataattattgttCCCTTCTTCGATTTAACAAATtcctttataataaattatattataaaaataatatcaaactTCACTTTTGCCATACAAAAATAATTGGCGATAATAATAGAAAGGTGAAAAAacaacatttgatgaaaaaaaagtaatcgaaataattttagatttttgtgTAGAACAGAAGACAATTACTTAGAAcagcacaaaaaatataaaataaagctcAGAGCTCAGCGGAACACTGAAGGTTCTCAAGGACCGAAATTATAAAGCTAAAAATAATGTCtggtttcaaataaataaagagaaactAAGTCGTGTTTTCAATTATAACAActgtcttttttaattttttacattttgtttttgttttttttttcgattttatttttataaaatattgtttttgtgattatttttttggttttattaatttttatacttttgcaaccagTTGTTGCAGAGTGTTATAATTTTGTGCACAAAACGGTTGTACGTtttacctaaaactaagcgagatagatataggcttatatacatatatatcaggatgacgagaaaagttgaaatccgattgactgtctgtctgtccttgCGTCTGAGCAAGCTGTGACCTGAGtagaaattgagatatctcgatgaaacttagtacacgggtttcttagtacaaaaaaaaagttcgagttcgtagatgggctcactcggatcactgccacgcccacaaatcgctatTAATCGattaaagtgccataactaagcactaaattgagatataaagctgtaatttggtaaagaggatcgcagtagcaagggacaTCTGTGGGcaacatttttcgaaaaagtgGGCGTTGCTCCACACTCTAAcaattttaatgtacatatcttctagaCCACTTAAGCTACTacaaagtgtgaaaatggatgaaatcagagTATAAGCCCGCTCACTccctatataatatattctgTTAAAAGCTAGTAAATTCGCGATTAATGAATAACTTAATACGCttaagacattaaattttacctctgaGATGGTATGGGAAGTCTTTATTGGTgcgaaaattggacgatgggcgtggcactttttggtgaaatcccatatatCGGGACCCAACCAACCGGTTTCGACAAAGTTTCGTATATGGCATTCTActtacattcttatgttacattgtgaaaatgggcgaaatcgaagaacaaccacgcctactttccatatagcacaatttaaaattccacttaattctttcagtttccagtacataaatcaaaaaagcaattaatataacgagataaaacttttcaccaataatgtctttagtgtgtgccaccctatgacaaaagttatttaaatccaataaaaaactGTTGAAGCTCTTGGCTTAATGGATGGATGTTTAGATCCCGGTAcctgtagttgacttttgttcgaaaatgtcggtcaatgttatgtatatatataattgaaattaagggataatccttctcttataatggtatgtttgtatgtcaaaaataggttaaatcggaccaatacttcccttagcccccatatacttaatataaagatttttgaacattGGGTGACCTTGTGCCGCAcatatcgaccaatatgtgagttatcccaatggaaataagagagcgtgttttattcagaACAGTATAGCTTTTAGcctgaaatatataaatttgagcgaCAACTTAGCCTAgcctccatataactaatatcaggattttcgaacattcggctgactttactctatatgattggttttacactttaaagtatttttctgactttgattcttgcaagttgcaagagtataaatgttcggttgcacccgaacttagcgcttccttacttgttattgttttatttgtatttactatGCAAATTACCATTTCAAGGTTATTGgcgaatttttgttttgtttatttaacgtAGGACAGACatgaagcaaatatttttaaagagttGACCAAGTTTCTAATTAAGTTAGGGCAGAAAATTgtctccgtttacatatttgcatatacgtGTATCAAAATGTAACAaatgttattttctttaatattaacgATACTTTTGGTGCATTGAAGCTATAAAACCGTTCATGGGTGCAACTCCTGCTGGCATAAAGGGTAAAATAATGCCTTTATCTTGATTGTTGTAATCAAATGTCGTTCACATCAACATCCTCCAAATTAAGCTCGAAAAGGTCATTAATGATAGCGCTATAGGGTTCCCCATTGTCCGTAACATTACGGTGGGCATCACTTTTCAAGAAATATAGGCCAATGATTACCCATAGAGTAAaccaaacagtgactttttgagcATGCAACGGCGACTCAACTATGGCTTATGGATTATGTTCATTCCAAATGCGATAATTTTCTTTACTAATGTACCCATTTAACTAAAAGTGAgcatcatcgctgaacaaactttttttgtgaGAGTCGGATTCAGTGATCTTCTCAGAGCGGCGCAAGTGATGGTCGTTTGGTTCAAGTTCTTGTACGAGTTGGATTTTTAAAACCCGCAAACCAAGATCCTTCCGAAAAATCTTCTATAAAGTGGATATTGGAAGCAGCGCCCGATGCATCACACGAATCAAACcattattttggtaaaaaatttgcACGATTTCCAAACGTTGTTCCGAACTAAGACTGCTCATTATAAAATACTAACGTAACTGAGTATACATAAATCATGTAACAACAGTCAAAAGATCAACTCCGAAAAAAGTATTGACTTGTTAAAAACCACACATCAAAAAACGTATATCAGTACTAGAGCATATGTatctattaataaaattaagcgaTATTATGTCGATAGAATGGATTGTAGAAATAAGCACAAACATATTAGACCTAGGCTTATTTCACAAAATCGAACACCTAAAGCT from Bactrocera tryoni isolate S06 chromosome 5, CSIRO_BtryS06_freeze2, whole genome shotgun sequence includes these protein-coding regions:
- the LOC120779109 gene encoding kelch-like protein 17, which codes for MAMSSSQTLALQRNSCEQNRFMEKLMTKICSFYDEQSLIDVTFKVSNPTALVPAHRLILAAASPYFENLFKGNQGTNPVIEIHDIDSDIFEHLITFCYTGEALITVNNVAAMLNAAIVLQLDDAITSSVDYLITHIDEYTLQAAYALERKTKCEVLRQKIIEYETQNFMETSRSDEFLNFDVEKLQRILVSDNLNITREEDAYDAIQRWYNYDVPARQEQLPLLIACLRLTQFNVDFLVTQIQPLPGCELLAFKALSWIREPTARPMINMRFTEPRGVSTTYCDEKTILALCSKVNPKLLQYNKTEDKWEEYASIKIDYGEYRTILKDGSLLFIGGYKGVATYNVVRSWNIRNKTWQNLPGMIQARRSHCVVELDDKIYAIGGCKGGVLSSVERYTISDGWIFVTSLIYGRYDAGAVTLNGKIFIMGGNNGKGQTITVECYNPDSNTWTSCANMTEYYFSGVAAHKGHIYVLSRRNKNRSVERYDPQLNTWSQICSLEVGPGLMTCVSLDNKLWAIGGKSKSADKSCVSVFDEENFCWVERCSLPESEMYNCFVVPEFLLSSM